From the Candidatus Saccharimonadaceae bacterium ML1 genome, one window contains:
- a CDS encoding phage tail-type lysozyme domain-containing protein, producing MKRLITKSPFYTHIIGAVFIALFGVALYVAATPPVRADDTSVAAGEHIIALHDDGAVKGFITKKATLKEALADANIAIDANDRTEPALDTKLVANSYQVNVYRARPVVIKDGLAATKVITSYRTGAQIAKHAGLALHDEDKAELSQSTNPLGDGASEIMTVTRATPFTFDFYGKTSMSYSLGKTVGDMLNRKHITLAQNDVVVPGVDTPLAAGLHVRLYREGTQTITQEEEVPFETEKIKDANQPANYKEVKTAGKKGKRTVTYEIKIENGVEVSRKEVNSNVTEQPVKQVEVVGAKFNYTGGPLNEAQITALGVCETGMTATRNSGNGFYGAFQFMPGTWRSNAPAEYKGVLPHQAPLEAQKQAVQNLLSRSSIYTQFPGCARKMQAQGVL from the coding sequence ATGAAGCGATTGATTACAAAATCACCTTTCTACACTCATATTATTGGCGCGGTGTTTATCGCGCTGTTTGGCGTTGCGCTGTATGTGGCGGCGACGCCGCCCGTTCGCGCTGACGATACGTCAGTGGCAGCAGGCGAGCATATTATCGCGCTGCATGACGACGGCGCAGTAAAAGGATTTATAACGAAGAAAGCAACACTCAAAGAAGCACTCGCCGACGCGAATATTGCTATTGACGCGAACGATCGTACTGAGCCGGCGCTTGACACGAAGCTCGTTGCTAATTCATATCAAGTGAATGTTTACCGCGCCCGTCCGGTTGTGATAAAAGACGGGCTGGCAGCAACAAAAGTTATTACATCGTACCGCACAGGTGCGCAGATCGCAAAGCACGCAGGTTTAGCGCTTCATGACGAGGACAAGGCAGAATTGTCGCAGTCTACTAACCCGCTCGGCGACGGCGCCTCTGAAATCATGACGGTAACGCGCGCCACGCCGTTTACCTTCGACTTTTATGGTAAAACGTCGATGTCGTATAGCCTCGGCAAAACCGTTGGCGATATGCTTAATCGAAAGCATATAACATTGGCGCAGAATGATGTTGTTGTACCAGGCGTCGATACGCCGCTCGCCGCCGGCTTGCATGTGCGTTTATATCGCGAAGGCACGCAGACGATAACGCAAGAAGAGGAAGTGCCGTTTGAAACTGAAAAAATTAAGGATGCAAATCAACCGGCGAACTATAAAGAAGTAAAGACAGCTGGTAAAAAAGGCAAGCGCACGGTAACATACGAAATTAAAATTGAGAATGGCGTTGAAGTGTCGCGCAAAGAGGTGAATAGTAATGTTACGGAGCAACCGGTGAAACAAGTGGAGGTGGTTGGCGCGAAATTTAATTATACCGGTGGTCCGTTGAACGAAGCGCAAATTACCGCGCTTGGCGTTTGTGAAACCGGCATGACGGCGACGCGTAATTCAGGAAACGGTTTTTACGGTGCATTTCAATTTATGCCAGGCACATGGCGAAGTAATGCGCCGGCAGAATATAAGGGTGTGTTGCCGCATCAGGCGCCGCTTGAAGCGCAGAAGCAAGCCGTCCAGAATTTATTGTCGCGCTCAAGTATCTATACACAGTTCCCTGGGTGTGCGCGAAAAATGCAAGCTCAAGGCGTGCTGTAG
- a CDS encoding TatD family hydrolase: MKLIDSHCHLHDSEFYDDETRERVYREAIHAGVAMICVGTDTRSSYEAVAFAELHHNVWAVVGIHPHEAATNQADDIRKLLSQKSDKVVGIGEIGLDYHYDHSPREVQLQRLREQLQLAVAFDLPVSFHVRDAFDDFWPVFDEFSGIRGVLHSFTDTQVNLDAGFARGLYMGINGISTFTKDAAQQTMYRYAPLERVLLETDAPYLTPIPFRGKVNVPAYVGKVAEFQARVRGISLDDIARITTANTRTLFGVHYARGTTSHHRISSFRKS, from the coding sequence ATGAAGCTTATTGATTCGCACTGCCATTTGCACGATTCGGAGTTCTACGATGATGAAACGCGCGAGCGTGTGTACCGGGAAGCGATTCACGCCGGTGTTGCGATGATTTGCGTTGGTACGGATACGCGCAGCTCGTATGAAGCGGTTGCCTTTGCGGAATTGCACCATAATGTATGGGCAGTCGTTGGAATTCATCCGCACGAGGCGGCGACCAATCAGGCGGACGATATCCGCAAGCTGCTGTCGCAAAAATCCGATAAAGTCGTTGGTATTGGCGAAATCGGGCTAGACTATCACTACGATCACAGCCCGCGAGAGGTGCAGCTGCAGCGGCTGCGCGAGCAGTTGCAGCTGGCGGTGGCGTTTGATTTGCCGGTGAGCTTTCACGTGCGCGATGCGTTTGATGATTTTTGGCCGGTATTTGACGAGTTTTCCGGTATTCGCGGCGTTCTGCACAGTTTCACCGATACGCAGGTAAATTTAGACGCAGGATTTGCGCGCGGTTTGTATATGGGAATTAACGGTATTAGCACGTTTACGAAAGACGCGGCGCAGCAAACAATGTACCGCTATGCGCCGCTTGAGCGCGTTTTACTCGAAACAGATGCGCCATACTTGACTCCTATACCATTTCGTGGTAAAGTGAATGTACCAGCTTACGTGGGCAAAGTTGCGGAGTTTCAGGCGAGAGTGCGAGGTATCTCGCTTGATGATATTGCGCGGATAACAACCGCGAATACGCGAACACTTTTTGGAGTACATTATGCGAGAGGAACGACGAGCCACCACCGAATTTCAAGCTTCAGAAAATCCTGA
- a CDS encoding DNA helicase, which produces MDVLEGLNDAQKQAVETTAGPLLVLAGAGSGKTKTLTHRIAYLLTHERVWPNEILAVTFTNKAAREMRERLAHLTRQENSRRFMPWMGTFHGICVRILRMDGAHIGVPQNFIIYDEDDRQGLIKQAMKQLSIGTDKVKPRAVSSAISNAKNDLLTPDEYAANANYPFQQSVAKIYDTYERLRSEAGALDFDDLLIETVRLLRDVPDVRSKYRRRFKHILIDEYQDTNAAQYAIVKFLVNDARNICVVGDDWQSIYSWRGADFKNILNFERDFPGATVVKLEQNYRSTGAILDAAQQVISKNLERTNKTLWTSEGHGTPVQVQAVMDESEEAYVVASRITAQTSIGARDFGDFAVLYRTNAQSFAFERAFMQQRIPYQLVGGVRFYDRKEIKDIVAYLRLLYQPNDRMSFSRIVNVPARGLGATSVEKFLLWQAETDMDIVAALANADQTSMLTPRAKNAFMQLGDTLGALQARVMSSTNPSEIIEQLIEKTGYRDYVLDGTPQAEEREANLGVLAADAQAFATLPDFLEEVALMSTADQANDAAKVTLMTLHAAKGLEFPVVFMAGMEDGLFPSERALEEGPRNLEEERRLCYVGMTRARQELYLTYAQSRQQFGQRSYNMPSRFLEDMGAELFAPQPARPPQPQYNEFVMNYDIGDQVRSPQFGAGEIVDIDGLAVSVTFENGVTKKLNVEYARLEKLA; this is translated from the coding sequence ATGGATGTTCTAGAGGGGCTGAATGACGCGCAAAAACAAGCGGTTGAGACGACAGCCGGTCCGTTGCTCGTTTTGGCGGGCGCTGGCAGCGGCAAAACGAAGACGCTGACACATCGTATTGCGTACCTGTTGACACACGAGAGAGTTTGGCCGAATGAGATTCTAGCCGTAACGTTTACAAATAAGGCCGCGCGCGAGATGCGCGAACGGTTAGCACATCTGACGAGGCAGGAAAATTCACGCCGTTTCATGCCGTGGATGGGAACATTTCACGGCATTTGCGTGAGGATTTTGCGCATGGACGGCGCGCACATTGGTGTGCCGCAGAACTTCATTATTTACGATGAAGACGACCGGCAGGGGCTGATCAAACAGGCGATGAAGCAGCTGTCGATCGGTACCGATAAAGTCAAGCCGCGCGCTGTCAGCAGTGCAATTTCAAATGCAAAAAACGATTTGCTGACCCCTGACGAATATGCGGCAAATGCCAATTATCCGTTTCAGCAGTCAGTGGCGAAAATTTACGATACGTACGAACGGCTGCGCAGCGAGGCGGGCGCGCTTGATTTCGATGATTTGCTGATCGAAACAGTGCGTTTGCTGCGCGATGTACCGGATGTGCGCAGTAAGTATCGCCGGCGGTTCAAACATATTTTAATTGATGAATATCAGGACACGAATGCGGCGCAGTATGCGATTGTGAAATTTCTGGTGAACGATGCGCGTAATATTTGCGTCGTCGGCGACGATTGGCAGTCGATTTATTCGTGGCGCGGGGCGGATTTCAAAAATATTTTGAATTTCGAGCGCGATTTTCCAGGCGCAACCGTTGTGAAATTAGAGCAAAATTATCGTTCAACCGGTGCAATTCTTGATGCGGCGCAACAGGTCATCAGCAAAAACCTAGAGCGCACCAATAAAACGCTTTGGACGAGCGAAGGGCACGGTACGCCCGTACAGGTTCAGGCGGTAATGGACGAGTCAGAAGAAGCGTATGTCGTAGCGAGCCGGATTACAGCGCAGACGTCGATCGGTGCGCGCGATTTCGGCGATTTTGCTGTACTCTATCGCACGAATGCGCAGAGTTTTGCCTTTGAACGCGCATTTATGCAGCAGCGAATTCCGTACCAGTTGGTCGGCGGCGTGCGGTTTTATGATCGTAAAGAAATTAAAGATATCGTAGCGTATTTACGATTGTTGTATCAGCCGAACGATCGTATGAGCTTTAGCCGGATTGTGAACGTACCGGCGCGCGGGCTTGGTGCGACGAGTGTTGAAAAATTTTTACTGTGGCAGGCGGAAACAGATATGGACATCGTTGCGGCGCTGGCAAACGCCGACCAAACGAGTATGTTGACGCCGCGCGCTAAAAACGCGTTTATGCAGCTTGGCGATACGCTGGGCGCATTGCAAGCGCGCGTGATGTCTAGCACGAATCCGAGCGAAATTATTGAGCAGCTAATTGAAAAAACCGGCTATCGCGACTACGTGCTTGATGGTACGCCGCAAGCTGAAGAGCGCGAAGCAAATCTTGGCGTACTCGCGGCGGATGCGCAGGCATTTGCAACGCTGCCGGATTTTTTGGAAGAAGTTGCTTTGATGAGTACAGCCGATCAGGCAAATGACGCCGCAAAAGTAACGCTGATGACGCTTCACGCCGCCAAAGGTTTGGAGTTTCCGGTGGTATTTATGGCTGGCATGGAAGACGGCTTGTTTCCGAGCGAGCGCGCGCTCGAAGAAGGTCCACGCAACCTCGAAGAAGAGCGCCGCCTTTGCTACGTCGGCATGACGCGGGCGCGCCAGGAGTTGTATTTGACGTACGCGCAGAGCCGCCAGCAATTTGGGCAGCGCTCGTACAATATGCCGTCGCGTTTTCTAGAAGATATGGGCGCGGAGCTGTTTGCGCCGCAGCCAGCACGTCCGCCGCAGCCGCAATATAACGAATTTGTGATGAACTACGATATCGGCGACCAAGTTCGTTCGCCGCAATTTGGTGCGGGCGAAATTGTTGATATCGACGGCTTAGCGGTAAGCGTAACGTTTGAAAACGGTGTGACGAAAAAGCTTAATGTTGAGTACGCGCGGCTTGAGAAACTAGCATAA
- a CDS encoding triose-phosphate isomerase, translating into MGKKLIIANWKMNLTVNEASLFVHRLDDLVGKRRGVEIVLAPTMLAVQPLHLQVQHHHFNLAAQNFYWRDHGAYTGEVSASQLRGLVQYGLVGHSERRHVFGERSKDIRSKVQAAVRNGITPVLCIGETASERADGETADAIHDQLIGGLANITSVEVEHIVVAYEPVWAIGTGKFAAPRDVSRAVKLIRKQIKQLFGALAAKHVRVLYGGSVNVDNASAYLQIDGVDGLLIGDTSLDVRAFAEIIKKADVIDKAVARKAA; encoded by the coding sequence GTGGGCAAGAAACTTATCATTGCGAACTGGAAAATGAACCTCACGGTGAACGAGGCGAGCTTGTTTGTGCACCGATTGGACGATCTGGTTGGCAAACGCCGCGGCGTCGAGATTGTGCTTGCGCCGACGATGTTAGCAGTCCAGCCGCTCCATTTGCAGGTGCAGCACCATCACTTTAATCTCGCGGCACAGAATTTTTATTGGCGCGACCATGGTGCATACACAGGCGAGGTATCGGCGTCGCAATTGCGGGGATTAGTGCAGTACGGTTTGGTCGGTCATAGCGAGCGCCGCCACGTGTTCGGCGAGCGCTCAAAAGATATTCGCAGCAAAGTTCAAGCGGCGGTGCGCAACGGTATCACGCCCGTGTTGTGTATCGGCGAAACGGCGAGTGAGCGCGCTGACGGCGAAACGGCCGATGCCATCCATGACCAGTTGATTGGCGGACTTGCAAACATTACGAGTGTTGAAGTTGAACATATTGTCGTTGCGTACGAGCCGGTCTGGGCGATCGGTACGGGCAAATTTGCCGCCCCGCGTGACGTGTCGCGAGCGGTGAAATTGATTCGCAAACAAATCAAGCAGCTGTTTGGCGCGTTGGCAGCAAAACATGTGCGCGTGCTGTACGGCGGTAGCGTGAATGTTGATAATGCAAGCGCGTATTTGCAGATCGACGGTGTCGACGGTTTGCTAATCGGCGATACGAGTTTGGATGTACGCGCATTTGCGGAGATTATTAAAAAAGCCGATGTAATTGATAAGGCGGTAGCGAGGAAAGCGGCGTGA
- a CDS encoding methionine--tRNA ligase, with amino-acid sequence MTKQHAYITTAIPYVNGLPHIGHAMDYMLADVWARYARQNDREVRFQTGVDEHGNKIAAKAAENNLTPQAYVDQLYENFKKMIAELNISSTDFIRTTDAHHCEAVQYIWRQLAAGGYIYKGSYEGWYCQGCEAFVTDTEAAENNGVCPDHKTPYQRLSEENYYFKTSAFSDKIREAIESGRMKIVPEFRKKEFLALIGNGLQDVSVSRPRKNLSWGVAVPDDDSQVMYVWLDALSNYITVIGYPDRTEEWQSFWPADVQVVGKDILRFHAGIWPAMLMALDLPLPKVLLVHGFINVNGAKMSKSLGNGVGPSDIVPHYGVDAFRYYFLRHVPTQEDGDFTWEKFEAAYNGELGNDLGNLVQRVAKMVLSYQAGVIGDAPQAEHDMGPYRAAMESFNFDRALAEVWQTIRSLNQYIERVQPWQVAKKRDKDPEAEVHLSEILAYACGTLLQVADMLTPFLPQTADNIRGLFASGVVPQELAPLFPRIYIHTPDPRGAKQAS; translated from the coding sequence ATGACAAAACAACACGCTTACATCACTACCGCTATTCCGTATGTCAATGGCCTGCCGCATATTGGTCATGCGATGGACTACATGTTGGCGGATGTTTGGGCGCGGTATGCGCGGCAAAACGACCGCGAGGTTCGATTTCAGACAGGTGTAGATGAACACGGCAATAAAATTGCAGCAAAAGCAGCAGAGAATAATTTGACGCCGCAAGCATATGTCGATCAGCTGTACGAAAACTTTAAAAAGATGATCGCTGAGTTGAATATTTCGTCGACTGATTTTATTCGTACGACCGACGCGCATCACTGCGAGGCGGTGCAGTACATTTGGCGGCAATTAGCGGCAGGCGGCTATATCTATAAAGGCAGTTACGAGGGTTGGTACTGCCAGGGTTGCGAAGCATTTGTAACAGATACGGAAGCTGCTGAGAATAACGGCGTGTGCCCCGATCATAAAACACCATACCAGCGTTTGAGCGAAGAAAATTATTATTTTAAGACGAGCGCATTCTCCGATAAAATTCGCGAGGCGATTGAATCAGGCAGAATGAAGATTGTACCAGAGTTTCGTAAAAAAGAGTTTTTAGCATTAATAGGCAATGGTTTGCAAGATGTGTCGGTATCGCGCCCGCGCAAAAATCTGAGCTGGGGTGTCGCCGTTCCCGACGACGACAGCCAAGTGATGTACGTGTGGCTGGATGCGCTCAGCAATTACATTACCGTAATTGGATATCCGGATCGTACAGAAGAATGGCAAAGCTTTTGGCCGGCAGATGTGCAGGTCGTCGGGAAAGATATTTTGCGGTTTCATGCTGGAATTTGGCCGGCAATGTTAATGGCGCTTGATTTGCCGTTGCCGAAAGTATTATTGGTTCACGGATTTATTAACGTCAATGGCGCAAAAATGTCGAAAAGTTTAGGCAACGGCGTTGGACCGAGCGATATCGTACCGCATTACGGCGTTGATGCGTTTCGTTATTATTTTCTGCGTCACGTGCCAACGCAAGAAGACGGCGATTTCACATGGGAGAAGTTTGAAGCGGCGTATAATGGCGAACTTGGTAATGATCTTGGTAACTTAGTACAACGCGTGGCAAAAATGGTGTTGAGCTATCAGGCGGGAGTAATCGGTGACGCGCCTCAAGCAGAACATGATATGGGTCCGTACCGTGCGGCTATGGAGTCATTTAATTTTGATCGGGCGCTTGCCGAAGTTTGGCAAACGATTCGTTCATTGAATCAGTATATTGAGCGCGTACAGCCCTGGCAGGTTGCAAAAAAACGCGATAAAGACCCGGAAGCAGAGGTGCACTTATCGGAGATTTTGGCGTATGCATGCGGCACATTGCTGCAGGTGGCGGATATGTTAACGCCGTTCTTACCACAAACTGCCGACAATATTCGCGGGTTGTTTGCAAGCGGCGTTGTGCCGCAGGAACTTGCGCCGCTATTTCCACGCATCTATATTCATACACCCGATCCGCGCGGCGCCAAACAAGCATCATGA
- a CDS encoding SPOR domain-containing protein — protein MTEFDFDELDRSISAAMAKNNAKKANDSAGQSAPGVSRSMTPERRSAPEISRPAGASESTVKPIVGSHRRGQFMDMVHPSSNMTARRSQIVSRKPHTVQPITPPSERDATQESPLSLNANTETNDSRVETHSAEQPAVDAFQFDKESTGAANDTSLVEPKNSDIAERDFRSNINSQTVNDSPLPPASSVDAPLADMADTAVHDNRQASAASELHEPAYTEPETQASPFLPNAKPAKRPLDAWQHEQEPSMQQMNDLSAALQADLEVSQPGETLTANAIPAASRDNIPADDEDGMLGAEPVANTEPKTSAPTSAPASRRLSDVDRLSALDRETPAPVERNTSAIAEPETTNFFDPTKPENTAAENSRTPMPVSELLEHDTPHIEAVKADPEPTLDMSATIEEVAALESEQKAVNSTTSIPQQYVERDVVPEPNAAIYDTEQYHIDVDDDAPAIKQAPASKAKKNPAVRVVWLIVLLLFGSLAGAAGYYFLMNR, from the coding sequence GTGACGGAATTTGATTTTGACGAGCTTGACCGTTCAATTAGTGCGGCAATGGCAAAAAACAACGCGAAAAAAGCGAACGACTCAGCGGGTCAGTCGGCGCCGGGCGTTAGCCGGTCAATGACACCTGAACGCCGCAGCGCGCCAGAAATAAGTCGCCCAGCGGGCGCGAGTGAGTCGACGGTAAAGCCGATTGTTGGTTCGCACCGCCGCGGTCAGTTTATGGATATGGTGCATCCGTCGTCGAATATGACAGCGCGCCGCTCGCAGATTGTGTCGCGAAAGCCGCACACCGTGCAACCAATTACGCCGCCCAGCGAGCGCGATGCAACGCAAGAATCGCCTCTATCGTTGAATGCTAATACAGAAACGAATGATTCTAGAGTGGAAACTCATAGCGCCGAGCAGCCGGCGGTCGACGCATTTCAATTTGACAAAGAATCGACAGGCGCGGCGAATGATACTTCGCTCGTTGAGCCAAAAAACAGTGATATCGCCGAGCGTGATTTTCGCTCTAACATAAATAGCCAGACGGTAAACGATTCGCCGCTCCCGCCGGCGAGTTCTGTTGACGCGCCGCTTGCCGACATGGCGGATACTGCCGTGCACGATAATCGTCAAGCGTCAGCGGCGAGCGAATTGCACGAGCCGGCGTACACGGAGCCGGAGACCCAAGCATCGCCATTCTTACCGAATGCTAAACCAGCGAAACGTCCGCTTGACGCGTGGCAGCATGAGCAAGAGCCGTCAATGCAGCAAATGAATGATTTGTCGGCAGCGCTCCAGGCGGATTTGGAAGTATCGCAGCCGGGCGAGACGCTCACAGCGAATGCTATTCCCGCGGCATCGCGCGATAATATACCAGCAGATGATGAAGATGGGATGTTAGGCGCCGAGCCGGTGGCAAATACAGAGCCGAAAACAAGCGCCCCAACGTCCGCGCCCGCCAGCCGCCGTTTGTCTGATGTCGATCGCTTATCAGCGCTTGATCGCGAAACGCCAGCGCCTGTTGAGCGCAATACTTCCGCAATTGCCGAGCCGGAAACAACAAACTTTTTTGATCCCACGAAGCCTGAAAACACTGCTGCCGAGAACAGCCGGACGCCCATGCCCGTATCAGAACTGCTTGAGCATGATACGCCGCATATTGAAGCAGTGAAAGCTGATCCCGAGCCAACGCTTGATATGTCTGCGACGATTGAAGAGGTAGCAGCTCTTGAAAGCGAGCAAAAAGCAGTAAATAGCACGACGTCAATTCCGCAGCAATATGTTGAACGCGATGTCGTACCGGAGCCGAACGCGGCGATTTATGACACTGAGCAGTATCATATTGATGTTGATGACGATGCGCCGGCGATAAAACAAGCACCGGCGTCGAAAGCAAAAAAGAATCCGGCGGTGCGCGTCGTGTGGCTGATTGTACTATTACTATTTGGTTCGCTTGCCGGTGCGGCTGGCTATTATTTCTTGATGAACCGCTAG
- the pyk gene encoding Pyruvate kinase, producing the protein MKDIIKRTKILATLGPATNSPEKIKALIEAGANGFRLNFSHGSYEERLDQIKWIRDASRQIGRPVAILQDLQGPKIRLGALKGNHFDVKAGSEIVLDHAIQEHDGSANLPIQYNLADKVKVGEPVYLFDGKIRGHMVERVSDTAIKVRIDNDGFLMSRKGLNLPDTDFGGDIITPKDMADVEFGADKDIDFVALSFIQSADDVNNLRQILVSQGSTAQIIAKIETKAAIEPETLKEIVKAADGVMAARGDMAVETSAEIVPIVEREIIRLCRKYGKLSIVATQMMASMVDSPEPTRAEVSDVATAAILGTDVVMLSDETANGNYPVETVKMMANTVRYTQSRWPMNDMPIEEGEVNRRRNAIARAAVEVAERVDADLIIAETKSGATAARIAALRPELPIIAVTPSPRVAQQLALSYATRSYVRDDEEHAGVNVAKELLTTGKYSSNGRLVVVVVSGRQPGATGGTDTLRVRVIE; encoded by the coding sequence ATGAAAGATATAATTAAACGAACGAAGATTCTGGCGACTCTGGGGCCAGCGACAAATTCACCGGAGAAAATTAAAGCATTGATTGAGGCGGGCGCAAATGGCTTTCGCCTGAACTTCAGCCACGGCAGTTATGAAGAACGTCTCGACCAAATCAAATGGATTCGCGATGCGAGCCGGCAAATTGGCCGTCCGGTGGCGATTTTGCAGGATTTGCAAGGGCCGAAAATCCGCTTAGGTGCGCTGAAAGGTAATCATTTTGACGTAAAAGCGGGCAGCGAGATCGTTCTTGACCATGCGATTCAAGAGCACGATGGCAGCGCGAATCTGCCGATTCAATACAACTTGGCGGATAAAGTAAAAGTTGGCGAGCCGGTCTACTTGTTCGACGGTAAAATCCGCGGGCACATGGTTGAGCGCGTAAGCGATACGGCAATTAAAGTACGAATCGACAACGACGGCTTTTTGATGAGCCGCAAAGGCTTGAACCTGCCAGACACTGACTTTGGCGGCGATATTATTACGCCGAAAGATATGGCAGACGTTGAGTTTGGTGCTGATAAAGATATTGATTTTGTAGCGTTGAGTTTCATTCAGAGCGCAGATGATGTTAATAACTTGCGGCAAATCTTAGTGAGCCAAGGCTCAACAGCGCAGATTATCGCAAAGATTGAAACGAAGGCGGCGATTGAGCCGGAGACGCTGAAGGAAATTGTGAAAGCTGCCGATGGCGTGATGGCGGCGCGCGGCGATATGGCGGTTGAGACGAGCGCAGAAATCGTGCCGATTGTTGAGCGTGAAATTATTCGCTTGTGTCGCAAATACGGTAAATTGTCTATCGTGGCAACGCAGATGATGGCGAGCATGGTTGACAGTCCTGAGCCGACGCGCGCCGAAGTAAGCGATGTTGCGACGGCAGCAATTCTTGGTACGGATGTCGTGATGCTCAGCGATGAAACGGCGAACGGAAATTACCCGGTCGAGACGGTGAAAATGATGGCAAACACGGTGCGCTACACACAGTCACGCTGGCCGATGAACGACATGCCGATTGAAGAAGGCGAAGTAAACCGCCGCCGTAATGCTATTGCGCGTGCGGCGGTTGAGGTGGCAGAGCGTGTTGATGCAGACCTTATTATTGCTGAGACGAAGTCGGGCGCAACAGCGGCACGGATTGCGGCGCTTCGCCCCGAGCTGCCGATTATCGCCGTGACGCCGTCGCCGCGCGTAGCACAGCAATTAGCATTGTCGTATGCGACGCGCAGTTATGTTCGCGATGATGAAGAGCATGCTGGCGTCAATGTCGCGAAGGAGTTGCTGACAACGGGCAAATACAGCAGTAACGGCCGCCTTGTTGTTGTGGTCGTGAGCGGTCGCCAGCCTGGCGCGACGGGCGGTACCGATACGCTGCGCGTGCGAGTTATTGAGTAG
- the rsmA gene encoding 16S rRNA (adenine(1518)-N(6)/adenine(1519)-N(6))- dimethyltransferase RsmA has protein sequence MAIPKKSLGQHWLHDPDILAYIADAAQLTPNDTMLEIGPGLGTLTSRLLARAGRVVAVEFDVDLARKLPGQFPGKNLEVVNQDILRFDPSRLPRGYKIVANVPYYITSKIIQTFSECNNPPSMMVLLVQKEVAERLAASPGKCSVLAIAAQVFHQVDTGVVVPAALFTPPPKVDSQVVILRRYDEPVVPHDWQPIFFCLVKAGFSAKRKKLRSSLAGGLQLDKSYVEQLLSRAHISPDARAEELSIVQWLDLARLYAKKSE, from the coding sequence GTGGCTATTCCAAAAAAATCCCTCGGTCAGCATTGGCTGCACGATCCAGACATACTCGCGTATATCGCCGATGCGGCGCAATTAACACCAAACGATACGATGCTTGAGATTGGTCCGGGGCTCGGTACGCTAACGAGCCGTCTGCTTGCGCGCGCTGGTCGTGTGGTGGCGGTGGAGTTTGATGTAGATTTGGCACGTAAATTACCTGGGCAATTTCCGGGTAAGAATCTTGAGGTTGTTAATCAAGATATTCTGCGGTTTGATCCGTCCAGACTGCCGCGCGGCTATAAAATCGTCGCGAACGTGCCGTATTATATCACGAGCAAGATTATTCAAACATTTTCCGAATGCAACAATCCGCCGAGTATGATGGTGTTGCTTGTGCAGAAAGAAGTTGCCGAACGGCTTGCGGCGAGCCCAGGCAAATGCAGTGTTTTAGCAATCGCCGCACAAGTATTTCATCAAGTGGATACTGGTGTAGTTGTGCCGGCGGCACTATTTACGCCGCCGCCAAAAGTTGATTCGCAGGTAGTGATATTAAGGCGCTATGACGAGCCTGTTGTGCCGCACGACTGGCAGCCAATATTTTTTTGCTTGGTGAAGGCCGGTTTCTCGGCAAAGCGCAAGAAGCTGCGCAGTTCGTTGGCGGGCGGGCTGCAGCTAGATAAGAGTTATGTTGAACAGCTTTTGTCTCGTGCACACATTTCGCCTGATGCTCGCGCAGAAGAGCTGTCGATTGTACAGTGGCTGGACTTGGCGCGATTATACGCCAAAAAGAGCGAGTGA